The sequence GGCCTCGCCCTGGCGCACCACGCAGCAGATCGAATGTTCCGAGGAGCCCTGCGAGATCATCACCACCGACACATGGGCGTTGCGCAGGGCGGCGAACACACGCTCGGCGGTGCCGGGCACGCCGATCAGGCCGGTACCTTCCAGGTTCAGCACCGCCAGGTCCGGGCTCAGGGTCAGCCCCTTGATCGGCCCGCTGGCGGTGGCACCGGCGGCGATGCGGGTGCCCGGATGTCCGGGCTGGAAGGTGTTGCGGATGATGATCGGCAGCCCGCGCTCCATCGCCGGCGACATGGTCTGCGGATGCACCACCTTTGCGCCGAAGTAGGCCAGTTCGCAGGCCTCGTCGTAGCTGAGCGTTTCCAGCTGTACCGCCTCGGGCACGACGCGCGGGTCGGCCGAAAGCACGCCGTCGACGTCGGTCCAGATGTGCAGTTCGTCGGCATTGAACAGGGCCGCGAAGATCGCGCCGGAGTAGTCGCTGCCGTTGCGGCCCAGGGTGGTGATGCGGTCATTGCGGTCGCGGGCGACGAAGCCGGTCACCACCACGCGCGATTGCGGGTGCGATTGGCGCCAGGTAGCCAGGCGCTGCGCACTGGTTTCCCAGCCCACGTCGACGCCGAGCTCGCCGCGGTCCACCACCAGGACGTCGCGCGCATCGAGCACGGCGCAATCCTCGCCAAGCGCGCGGAAATGCGCGCCCAGCAGGTGGGCCGAATACACCTCGCCCAGGCCCTGCACGCGGTCGAGCACCTCGTTGGGCAGCTCGCCGATCACCGCCAGCGCCTCGAGGATGCGGGCCAGGTGGTCGAAACGGTCATCCAGCCACTCCACCGTCCCGCCGGCGTGCTCGCCCAGCAGCGACACCGCCGCACCACGATGGCGCGCCCGTAGTTCGTGCCAGTGTTCGCGCCAGCGGGCGTCGTCGCGTGACGCCAGCAGGGCCAGTTCGATCAGCGCGTCGGTCACGCCCTTCATCGCCGACACCACGGTGACCTGGGTCGACTCGCCACGGGCCAGCAGCAACTGCGCCACGTGGCGGTAACGGTCGGCGTCGGCGACGGAGGTTCCGCCGAACTTGTGCACCACGGTGGCGGGCACGGCGGCGCTGGCGGAAGGAAGCGGTGCGGGTTCGACGGCGGCGGACATCGGAAAAACCTCGGTTGGAGGCCCCGGCGCACCGTCAGGTTCTGGGGATCGCCCCCCGCATCCTGATCCGGGTGCGGGGCCGTTGTGTTCGGGAAACTACGCGAAGACGACGGGCCGCACCGGGCTAGTGGTGACGGTAAGGGTGGTAATGGACATGGCACCAGTCGCGGCCAGCAGCGACTTCGGTCGCTGCGGAATGATGCTGGCGGTGGCGCGGACAGGCTGCATTGCCCAAGAGGACAACAGCGGTGAAGTCCGTGTCAAGTGCTGCGGCGCAAAAATCCCTTGCCGGGATCGTCAGTCAACGTGCCGGAAAAGTTGCAAATGTGATCATCTCGCGAACTTCCGGCATTTGACCCGCCGGACCACCGGAAGTGCGCGCAACGCGTTTGGAGCGGCTTCCAGGACCGAAGCGTCGAGCAGTGACGTCGGTGCCTCGTACCGACCGGGATGCAGGGCGCCAGTGCGCGGCCCCTCAGGCCGGGGTATGTACCGGCGGCGCCGGTCGGTGCGCTGCGGCGCACAGCACCACGCCCGCCACCAGGCAGACGATGGCCAGCACTTCCAGCGGGCTCGGCCAGCGCTGGTGCCACAGGAAGCCATAGAACAGCGCGAACAGCGTCTCGAACACGATCATCTGACCGCCCAGGGTCAGGGGCAGCATCCGGGTGGCGCGGTTCCAGCAGGCATTGCCGAGGATCGAGGCCAGCACCGCCACGCCGGTGGCGACCGCCCAGAACATCGCCCACTGCCCCGGCGCATGCCCGCCTGATCCACCGACAAAGGCGAACGGGGCCAACAGCAGCGCCAGCGCGCCGGTAGCCACGCCGGTGAGCAACGACCAGTCGTGGCCGGAAATATCCGGGCAACGCGCCAGCCAGCGGGCATTGGCCACCGAGTACGTCGTCCACGACAGCAGCGCACCCACGGCACACAACAGTCCCAGCGTGCGCCGCCACGGATCGCCGCCGGCATGCGAGCCGGCAACGGCCTCGTAGCCCATCAGCAACACCCCGGCCAGGCACAGCAGCAGCGAGGGCGCCAGCCGCGGCAGCGCGATCGCCCCGGCCTGGCGGCTGCCGGCCAGCGACACCAGCACCGGCACCATGCCCACGATCAGCGAGGCGGCGGCGCCGCCACTCCACTGCACGGCCATCGCCAGCAGCACGAAGTAGACGAGGTTGCCGAGCAGGCTCAGGCGCAGCAGCGCCATCCACTCCACCCTGCCAACGCGCGAGCGCACGGCCCTCCAGCGCGGCAGCAGCAGGGCGGCGGCGATCAGTCCGTAGACCAGGTAGCGGGCAGCGGCCAACTGCACCGGGGAAAACGCGGACAGCACCGCAGGCGCGAGGAACACCACGCCCCACAGGGCTCCGGAGGCCACTCCGTTGGCGATCCCGCCCCACATCCGACTCGTCATTGCTGCCACGCCTGTTGCGACGTGATCTTCGATGCACGCCCTGACCAAACCACCACCCGGAGGAAGAAGCCCTCAAGCACGAGCCTGCGCGATGCGCGCTGACGCCTTCCGGTCCCTGCCCGCGGGCACGCCGGACGCAGCAAAGGAAGGGAGGCAAGGCGATGGCGGCCCCGACACGATTCGAACGTGCGACCTGTCCCTTAGGAGGGGACCGCTCTATCCAGCTGAGCTACGGGGCCTGAGACGCGCATTGTCGCACGAGCCCCCGCCAGCCTGCATCCCACGGCAACAGGCCGGCGCGTGCGCTCTGCTAAAATCGCCGTTCTGCACGCCGCTCCCTACGGTTGCCCCGCGGCTGCGCCCACAACGCAATGCATCAGGAGATTACATGTCCTTTGACCTGCTCAAGGCGCTCGGCCTCGCCGCTTCCAACGCGGGCACCTACCTCGGCAACGGCGAATGGTCCGCCGCCACCGGGGCTGGCGTGATCAAGCCGACCAACCCGACCACCGGCGAAGTCATCGCCGAGGTCCAGGCCACCACCGACGCCGATTACGAGACGGTCATCGCCCGCGCCCAGGAAGCCTTCAAGGTCTGGCGCACCACTCCGGCCCCGCGCCGCGGCGAGGCCATCCGCCTGTGTGGCGAGGCCCTGCGCAAGCACAAGGACGCGCTGGGTTCGCTGGTCGCGCTGGAAATGGGCAAGTCCAAGGCCGAGGGCGATGGCGAAGTGCAGGAGATGATCGACATCGCCGACTTCGCCGTGGGCCAGAGCCGCATGCTCTACGGCTACACCATGCATTCCGAGCGCCCGGGCCACCGGATGTACGAGCAGTACCACCCGCTGGGTATCGTCGGCATCATCTCGGCCTTCAACTTCCCGGTCGCGGTGTGGAGCTGGAACAGTTTCCTGGCCGCGATCTGTGGTGACGTCTGCATCTGGAAG is a genomic window of Stenotrophomonas sp. Marseille-Q4652 containing:
- a CDS encoding DMT family transporter, whose product is MTSRMWGGIANGVASGALWGVVFLAPAVLSAFSPVQLAAARYLVYGLIAAALLLPRWRAVRSRVGRVEWMALLRLSLLGNLVYFVLLAMAVQWSGGAAASLIVGMVPVLVSLAGSRQAGAIALPRLAPSLLLCLAGVLLMGYEAVAGSHAGGDPWRRTLGLLCAVGALLSWTTYSVANARWLARCPDISGHDWSLLTGVATGALALLLAPFAFVGGSGGHAPGQWAMFWAVATGVAVLASILGNACWNRATRMLPLTLGGQMIVFETLFALFYGFLWHQRWPSPLEVLAIVCLVAGVVLCAAAHRPAPPVHTPA